The following proteins are encoded in a genomic region of Microbacterium sp. NC79:
- a CDS encoding tetratricopeptide repeat protein — MAIDKWDEQIAAVWEDDALTDEQRIRVIDEMAAALPFNDPRGLFERGGARDAAGHENDAIPLYLAALRGGLPEFERAQAIIQLASSYRNVGTPEEAVRLLELELANPEAILRPETAVFLALSYASVGESHRGLALLMRTIAPTLTMYQRSVNAYADHLDATPDMPTANTGETGL, encoded by the coding sequence AGATCGCTGCCGTCTGGGAAGATGACGCTCTAACCGACGAACAGCGGATCCGCGTGATCGACGAGATGGCTGCGGCGCTTCCCTTCAACGATCCCCGCGGCCTGTTTGAACGCGGTGGCGCCCGTGACGCGGCGGGCCACGAGAACGATGCGATTCCGCTCTATCTTGCGGCGCTTCGCGGCGGTCTTCCCGAGTTTGAACGCGCGCAAGCGATCATCCAACTCGCCAGTTCATACCGCAACGTTGGAACCCCGGAAGAAGCCGTGCGATTGCTTGAATTGGAACTCGCCAATCCGGAAGCGATTCTGCGCCCGGAGACGGCCGTTTTTCTCGCGCTTTCCTACGCTTCGGTCGGCGAATCGCATCGGGGCTTGGCGCTGCTCATGCGAACGATTGCGCCGACGCTGACGATGTATCAACGTTCCGTCAACGCGTACGCCGATCATCTCGACGCGACACCTGATATGCCGACGGCGAACACGGGCGAGACGGGCCTGTGA